One window of the Crassaminicella thermophila genome contains the following:
- a CDS encoding antA/AntB antirepressor family protein: MRVAKINDVKVKVFEKKELIEKLGFTEEDAKLVMKYQKTFPELLQDGVEGFVIDAETLWEQLGKPNGQFSKWANKRIKEVFKNGLEWSFSRIRIKDGRPKQVIKLTLETAKHVAMATGLDGNSSKKK; the protein is encoded by the coding sequence ATGAGAGTGGCAAAAATCAATGATGTAAAAGTAAAAGTATTTGAGAAAAAAGAATTAATTGAGAAGCTAGGATTTACAGAAGAAGATGCAAAATTAGTTATGAAGTACCAAAAGACATTTCCTGAGTTATTACAGGATGGTGTAGAAGGGTTTGTTATTGACGCTGAAACTTTATGGGAGCAATTAGGTAAGCCGAATGGGCAATTTAGTAAATGGGCTAATAAAAGAATAAAGGAAGTGTTTAAGAATGGCTTAGAATGGAGTTTTAGCCGGATTAGGATAAAAGATGGTAGACCAAAACAAGTAATAAAATTAACTTTGGAAACTGCTAAACATGTAGCAATGGCTACTGGTTTAGATGGCAATTCGAGTAAAAAAAAGTAA
- a CDS encoding aspartyl-phosphate phosphatase Spo0E family protein, with amino-acid sequence MDKYNNKLKSLLDQIEQTRFALNELIKHKEENLLDQEVIELSQLLDKLLSKYDSMQK; translated from the coding sequence ATGGATAAATATAACAATAAATTAAAATCTCTCTTAGATCAGATTGAACAAACTAGATTTGCACTAAACGAATTAATCAAGCATAAAGAAGAAAATTTACTGGATCAAGAAGTAATTGAATTAAGCCAATTACTGGATAAATTACTATCAAAATATGATAGTATGCAAAAATAA